In Microbacterium sp. 1.5R, the following are encoded in one genomic region:
- a CDS encoding ABC transporter ATP-binding protein yields the protein MIRLNDITLTFPDGDSRVTAVDGVSLTAHPGTVTGITGPSGSGKSSLLAVAGTLLRPDSGEILIDGNDVTALSPAEATRLRRDRIGIVFQQPNLIPSLTAREQLSVMKELGAPHSRRRRAEASAHADELLSAVGLAEHGHKRPHQLSGGQRQRVNIARALMNDPRVLLVDEPTSALDQERGARIIDLILRLTDERNTSTLLVTHDLVHLPRMHGVLHLVDGRVTR from the coding sequence GAACGACATCACTCTGACCTTCCCCGACGGTGACTCGCGGGTGACTGCCGTGGACGGTGTCTCACTCACGGCTCACCCCGGAACCGTCACCGGTATCACGGGACCCAGCGGCTCGGGAAAGTCCAGTCTGCTCGCCGTCGCCGGCACCCTCCTGCGTCCGGACTCCGGCGAGATCCTCATCGACGGGAACGACGTCACGGCCCTCAGTCCGGCCGAGGCGACGCGTCTGCGGCGGGACCGGATCGGGATCGTCTTCCAGCAGCCCAACCTCATCCCCTCTCTGACGGCCCGAGAGCAGCTGAGCGTCATGAAAGAGCTCGGCGCCCCGCACAGCCGACGCCGTCGCGCAGAGGCGTCCGCGCATGCGGATGAGCTGCTCTCGGCTGTCGGCCTCGCCGAGCATGGTCACAAGAGGCCGCACCAGCTCTCGGGCGGGCAGCGTCAGCGAGTCAACATCGCGCGAGCGCTCATGAACGATCCGAGAGTGCTCCTGGTCGACGAGCCCACCAGCGCTCTCGACCAGGAGCGCGGAGCGAGGATCATCGACCTCATCCTCCGACTCACCGATGAGCGCAACACCTCGACGCTGCTCGTCACCCATGACCTCGTGCACCTGCCGCGCATGCACGGGGTGCTGCACCTCGTGGACGGTCGCGTCACGCGGTAG
- the fdhD gene encoding formate dehydrogenase accessory sulfurtransferase FdhD: MGRITTRRPILKLTLGEGATRRADTLAVEEPLEIRVAGSPLAVTMRTPGHDVELAAGFLVSEGIIAQAEDFHSAIHCGGPGTGGQENTYNVLDISLAHGVALPDPEVARRFYTTSSCGVCGKASIDAVRTVSRHPVSVDDVQVGAEQIASFPDRLRAEQAAFDKTGGLHAAALFDADSGELLVLREDVGRHNAVDKVVGWALLNDRLPLRRQILQVSGRASFELVQKAAMAGIPLLSAVSAPSSLAAELAEEAGVTLIGFVRGRSMNIYTHAHRVRLDGLAPSAHAEEGARHAR, translated from the coding sequence GTGGGGCGGATCACGACGCGGAGACCGATACTGAAGCTCACTCTCGGGGAGGGAGCCACTCGGCGTGCCGACACGCTCGCCGTCGAGGAGCCCCTGGAGATCCGGGTCGCAGGCTCACCGCTCGCCGTCACGATGCGCACTCCGGGGCATGACGTCGAGCTCGCGGCGGGGTTCCTCGTGTCCGAGGGGATCATCGCCCAGGCCGAAGACTTCCATTCGGCGATCCACTGCGGTGGCCCCGGCACCGGTGGACAGGAGAACACCTACAACGTGCTCGACATCAGCCTCGCTCACGGCGTCGCGCTTCCCGACCCCGAGGTCGCTCGGCGCTTCTACACGACCAGCTCCTGCGGGGTCTGCGGCAAGGCCAGCATCGACGCCGTCCGCACGGTGTCGCGGCATCCGGTGTCCGTCGACGATGTCCAGGTCGGGGCCGAGCAGATCGCGTCGTTCCCTGATCGGCTGCGCGCCGAGCAGGCGGCGTTCGACAAGACCGGTGGTCTGCACGCCGCCGCGCTGTTCGACGCCGACTCGGGTGAACTGCTCGTGCTGCGCGAAGACGTCGGGCGTCACAACGCCGTCGACAAGGTGGTGGGGTGGGCGCTGCTGAACGACCGGCTTCCCCTGCGTCGGCAGATCCTCCAGGTCTCGGGCAGGGCGAGCTTCGAACTGGTGCAGAAGGCCGCGATGGCCGGCATCCCCCTGCTCAGTGCCGTCTCGGCCCCCTCGTCTCTCGCCGCCGAGCTCGCCGAGGAGGCCGGGGTGACGCTCATCGGGTTCGTCCGAGGGCGTTCGATGAACATCTATACGCACGCGCATCGGGTGCGCCTCGACGGGCTCGCACCGTCTGCGCACGCCGAAGAAGGGGCACGCCATGCTCGATAG
- a CDS encoding FdhF/YdeP family oxidoreductase → MLDSQGPIRTAFGLMPAEPRQGGYGPRTDRPWSRKPYRHPAAGWGAAVSVGRVVLDQREPIAGPLAMLQMNHPVSGYDCPGCAWPDDPGNLKLDICENGIKHVTWEMTRKRVDRRFFAEHSVTELATWPDFDLEDQGRLTEPMVYDAATDHYVPISWDDAFALVGDELQALDSPDEAAFYTSGRLSNEATFLYQLMVREYGTNNLPDCSNMCHEASGRALKASIATGKGTVDMHDWDDCDALFVLGVNAASNAPRMLTALSDAVKRGAQVVHVNPLVEAGATRTIVPHDFVDMARFAATDTSTMNLQVRPGGDLALIRGMSKVVFEAAATDPSVLDSEFLSTLTNGIDEYRALVDATSWADLVVQSGLTEEQIRAAAAVYLASERTIISWCLGVSQHEHGVDTVREIVNLLLLRGNIGRKGAGPSPIRGHSNVQGNRTCGIDHRPTEAWLDRLAEVCRIEPPRHPGLDTVRTIEAMHDRRVKVFVGMGGNFVLAAPDTPFTAQGLEKCRLTVQVSTKLNRSHLVHGEKALILPCLGRTERDQQAQGPQGVTVEDAMSMVHLSRGRKQPASAYLRSEPAIIAGIAKATLPHTATPWDWYVGDYDNIRDVMAKVLPGFEGFNDLIRDRHGFRIPQPARDRVFETPSGRAEFSLAPLPNVIPESADTLVLQTVRSHDQWNTTIYSNDDRYRGVKNLRELVFLHEDDMRDRGLVEGDLVDIVSTSKDGSTRMLKAFRAVPYDLPRGSAAGYMPEMNVLIGRKDFSVQSDQPLMKSIQVTVSRASA, encoded by the coding sequence ATGCTCGATAGCCAGGGACCCATCCGCACCGCGTTCGGGCTGATGCCCGCCGAGCCGCGTCAGGGCGGATACGGCCCTCGCACCGATCGACCGTGGTCGCGCAAGCCGTACCGGCATCCGGCCGCCGGGTGGGGAGCCGCCGTGTCGGTGGGGCGGGTGGTGCTGGATCAGCGAGAGCCCATCGCCGGACCGCTCGCGATGCTGCAGATGAACCACCCCGTGTCGGGCTACGACTGCCCCGGATGCGCGTGGCCGGACGACCCGGGCAATCTGAAGCTCGACATCTGCGAGAACGGCATCAAGCACGTCACGTGGGAGATGACGCGCAAGCGCGTCGACCGCCGGTTCTTCGCCGAGCATTCGGTCACCGAGCTCGCGACGTGGCCCGATTTCGACCTGGAAGACCAGGGTCGTCTCACTGAGCCGATGGTCTACGACGCCGCCACCGATCACTACGTGCCGATCTCGTGGGACGACGCCTTCGCGCTCGTCGGCGACGAGCTGCAGGCGCTCGACAGTCCCGACGAGGCCGCGTTCTACACCTCGGGGCGTCTGAGCAACGAGGCGACCTTCCTGTATCAGCTGATGGTGCGCGAGTACGGCACCAACAACCTGCCCGACTGCTCGAACATGTGCCACGAGGCGTCCGGACGCGCGCTCAAGGCGTCGATCGCGACCGGCAAGGGCACTGTCGACATGCACGACTGGGACGACTGCGACGCCCTCTTCGTGCTGGGCGTGAACGCGGCATCCAATGCTCCCCGCATGCTCACCGCGCTCTCGGATGCCGTGAAGCGCGGCGCGCAGGTCGTGCACGTCAACCCGCTCGTCGAGGCCGGGGCGACCCGGACCATCGTGCCGCACGACTTCGTCGACATGGCGCGCTTCGCGGCGACGGACACGAGCACCATGAACCTGCAGGTGCGCCCGGGGGGCGATCTGGCGCTGATCCGCGGCATGTCGAAGGTCGTCTTCGAAGCCGCCGCCACCGACCCGTCGGTGCTGGACAGCGAATTCCTCAGCACTCTGACGAACGGCATCGACGAGTACCGCGCACTGGTCGACGCCACGAGCTGGGCAGATCTCGTCGTTCAGTCCGGCCTCACGGAAGAGCAGATCCGCGCCGCCGCTGCGGTCTATCTGGCCTCGGAGCGCACGATCATCAGCTGGTGCCTCGGCGTGAGTCAGCACGAGCACGGCGTCGACACGGTGCGCGAGATCGTCAATCTGCTGCTCCTGCGCGGCAACATCGGCCGCAAGGGGGCGGGCCCGTCGCCGATCCGCGGACACAGCAACGTGCAGGGCAACCGCACGTGCGGCATCGATCACCGGCCGACGGAGGCGTGGCTCGACCGCCTCGCGGAGGTCTGTCGCATCGAGCCGCCGCGGCATCCGGGGCTCGACACCGTCCGCACGATCGAGGCGATGCATGACCGGCGCGTGAAGGTGTTCGTCGGCATGGGCGGCAACTTCGTGCTCGCCGCGCCCGACACCCCGTTCACCGCGCAGGGGCTCGAGAAGTGCCGCCTGACGGTGCAGGTGAGCACGAAGCTGAACCGCAGCCATCTCGTGCATGGCGAGAAGGCCCTGATCCTGCCGTGTCTCGGCCGCACCGAGCGTGACCAGCAGGCGCAGGGCCCGCAGGGCGTCACCGTCGAGGATGCGATGAGCATGGTGCACCTCTCGAGGGGACGCAAGCAGCCGGCATCCGCCTATCTGAGGTCGGAGCCGGCGATCATCGCCGGCATCGCGAAGGCGACCCTGCCGCACACGGCGACGCCCTGGGATTGGTACGTCGGCGACTACGACAACATCCGCGATGTGATGGCGAAGGTGCTGCCGGGGTTCGAGGGCTTCAACGACCTGATCCGCGACCGGCACGGGTTCCGCATTCCGCAGCCCGCCAGGGACCGCGTGTTCGAGACGCCGTCGGGCCGTGCCGAATTCTCCCTGGCTCCACTGCCGAACGTCATCCCCGAGTCCGCCGACACCCTGGTGCTGCAGACGGTGCGCTCGCACGACCAGTGGAACACCACGATCTACTCCAACGACGACCGGTACCGAGGCGTCAAGAACCTGCGCGAGCTCGTCTTCCTGCATGAGGACGACATGCGCGATCGCGGCCTCGTCGAGGGCGATCTGGTCGACATCGTGTCGACGTCGAAAGACGGGTCGACACGGATGCTGAAGGCGTTCCGCGCGGTTCCGTACGACCTGCCGCGCGGCAGCGCCGCCGGGTACATGCCGGAGATGAACGTGCTGATCGGTCGCAAGGATTTCAGTGTGCAGAGCGACCAGCCGCTGATGAAGAGCATCCAGGTGACGGTCTCGCGCGCGAGCGCGTGA
- a CDS encoding MarR family winged helix-turn-helix transcriptional regulator: MGISDDAVEIRARGWRTLAALHGIIEADLEKALGASVGLSVVEYTVLDALSRQDGWHMRMQQLARATALSPSATTRLVTRLEDRGLLTRILCADDRRGIYTELTPAGLALYENAHPIHDETLERALGEAVTQPELAPVVHALQSVTAEA; this comes from the coding sequence GTGGGCATCTCAGACGACGCTGTCGAGATCCGGGCACGCGGCTGGCGAACGCTCGCCGCTCTGCACGGGATCATCGAGGCCGACCTCGAGAAGGCACTGGGCGCATCCGTCGGCCTGTCCGTCGTCGAGTACACGGTGCTCGACGCCCTCAGCAGACAGGACGGCTGGCACATGCGCATGCAGCAGCTCGCCCGCGCGACCGCGCTGAGCCCGAGCGCCACGACGCGTCTCGTGACACGGCTCGAAGACCGCGGGCTGCTCACCCGCATCCTCTGCGCCGACGACCGTCGGGGCATCTACACCGAGCTCACCCCGGCCGGCCTGGCGCTCTACGAGAACGCGCATCCGATCCACGACGAGACCCTCGAGCGTGCTCTCGGCGAGGCGGTCACGCAGCCCGAGCTGGCCCCCGTCGTGCACGCGCTTCAGTCAGTGACCGCCGAGGCCTGA
- a CDS encoding MFS transporter yields the protein MPLGLIALAIGAFGIGLTEFVIMGLLPDVAADFGVTEATAGWLISGYALSVVVGALGLTAATTRLPRKPVLLGLVVLFIVGNAITALAPDYTTAMIGRIVAALCHGAFFGIGSVVAADLVAPEKKARAIAIMFTGLTAANVFGVPFGTFLGQQFGWRSTFWVISAIGIVAFAGIALLVTAPKTAGQQVSLRGELRAFRSGQVWLSLIVTALAFGGMFGAFTYIAYTLTGVTGFADTTVPWLLVLFGAGLVAGNWIGGRLADRSIDRTLLIFIAALVVVLVLFGFFAWSQPVTIAILVLMGAFGFGTVPGVQSRIMHYAGGAPTLASGANIGAFNVGNALGAWAGGLGIAAGLGYTSPIWIGAAITASALVVMVIAVVAARKPSPAPTGTLQTVAA from the coding sequence ATGCCACTCGGACTCATCGCACTCGCCATCGGCGCCTTCGGGATCGGACTCACCGAGTTCGTGATCATGGGGCTCCTCCCCGACGTCGCCGCGGACTTCGGGGTCACCGAGGCCACGGCCGGCTGGCTCATCTCGGGCTACGCGCTCAGCGTGGTCGTCGGTGCACTCGGCCTCACCGCCGCAACGACCCGTCTGCCCCGCAAACCGGTGCTGCTCGGCCTCGTCGTGCTGTTCATCGTCGGCAATGCGATCACCGCCCTCGCCCCCGACTACACGACCGCCATGATCGGACGCATCGTCGCGGCGCTGTGCCATGGAGCGTTCTTCGGCATCGGATCCGTCGTCGCCGCCGACCTCGTCGCCCCCGAGAAGAAGGCGCGGGCGATCGCGATCATGTTCACCGGCCTCACAGCGGCGAACGTGTTCGGTGTTCCGTTCGGAACCTTCCTCGGACAGCAGTTCGGCTGGCGGTCGACGTTCTGGGTCATCTCCGCCATCGGCATCGTCGCCTTCGCGGGCATCGCTCTGCTGGTCACGGCACCGAAGACGGCAGGCCAGCAGGTGAGTCTGCGCGGCGAGCTCCGGGCCTTCCGGTCCGGACAGGTGTGGCTCTCGCTCATCGTCACCGCGCTCGCCTTCGGCGGCATGTTCGGCGCCTTCACCTACATCGCCTACACGCTCACCGGGGTCACGGGCTTCGCAGACACCACGGTGCCGTGGCTGCTCGTGCTCTTCGGCGCCGGGCTCGTCGCGGGCAACTGGATCGGCGGACGCCTGGCCGACCGATCGATCGACCGCACGCTGCTGATCTTCATCGCGGCTCTGGTCGTCGTGCTCGTGTTGTTCGGCTTCTTCGCCTGGTCGCAGCCCGTGACCATCGCGATCCTCGTTCTGATGGGCGCGTTCGGATTCGGCACGGTTCCGGGGGTTCAGAGCCGCATCATGCACTACGCCGGCGGTGCACCGACCCTCGCCTCCGGCGCCAACATCGGCGCCTTCAACGTCGGCAACGCCCTCGGCGCGTGGGCGGGCGGCCTCGGCATCGCCGCAGGGCTCGGCTACACCTCGCCGATCTGGATCGGGGCCGCGA